Proteins from a single region of Salvelinus namaycush isolate Seneca unplaced genomic scaffold, SaNama_1.0 Scaffold481, whole genome shotgun sequence:
- the cysltr1 gene encoding cysteinyl leukotriene receptor 1: MHLGEFDNVTLMDNTTNCLSIDDFRNQVYSTVYSIITVFGLAGNGFALLVLVKTFRQRSAFHIYMLNLAVSDLLCVSTLPLRVLYYVNKGQWNLGDFLCRVSSYALYVNLYCSVFFMTAMSVTRFLAIVFPVQNLRLVSERRARLVCVCIWVFICTVSSPFLMTGQHLDPATNKTKCFEPPERSTGGGLSKLIMLNYFSLAVGFVLPFLVILLCYAGIIRALLSRKHTAQRQKGAGSKAIRMIVIVMLAFLLCFMPYHIQRSVHLSFLSQTATSCSELVYMQKSVVVTLCLAASNSCFDPLLYFFSGEGFRRRLSTFRSTSRTPRQPATETGAQPQLGRGTRFE; encoded by the exons GTGTACTCCACGGTGTACTCTATCATCACGGTGTTCGGCCTGGCCGGTAATGGTTTCGCCCTGCTGGTTCTGGTTAAAACGTTCCGTCAGCGTTCTGCGTTCCACATCTACATGTTGAACCTGGCCGTGTCCGACCTGCTGTGTGTCTCCACGCTGCCGCTACGGGTCCTCTACTACGTTAATAAG GGTCAGTGGAACCTGGGAGACTTCCTGTGCAGGGTTTCGTCCTATGCCCTCTACGTGAACCTCTACTGCAGCGTGTTCTTCATGACCGCCATGTCCGTCACACGCTTCCTCGCCATCGTGTTCCCCGTGCAGAACCTGCGCCTGGTCTCAGAGCGTCGCGCCCGtctggtgtgtgtctgtatctgggtGTTCATCTGCActgtctcctcccccttcctcatGACTGGTCAGCATCTCGACCCAGCCACCAATAAGACCAAGTGCTTCGAGCCTCCAGAGCGCAGCACAGGGGGCGGGCTTAGCAAGCTCATCATGCTCAACTACTTCTCATTGGCCGTGGGCTTCGTGCTTCCTTTCTTGGTCATCCTGCTGTGCTATGCCGGGATTATCCGGGCCCTGCTGTCACGGAAACACACTGCGCAGCGCCAGAAGGGGGCAGGGTCTAAGGCTATCCGAATGATCGTCATAGTGATGCTGGCGTTCCTGCTGTGCTTCATGCCGTACCACATCCAGCGCTCCGTCCACCTCAGCTTCCTGTCCCAGACTGCCACATCCTGTTCAGAGCTGGTGTACATGCAGAAGAGTGTGGTGGTGACACTCTGTCTGGCTGCCTCCAACTCCTGCTTCGACCCCCTGCTCTACTTCTTCTCTGGAGAGGGCTTCAGACGACGCCTGTCAACCTTCAGGTCCACTAGCAGGACACCGAGACAACCGGCCACAGAGACAGGGGCACAGCCACAGTTAGGGAGGGGAACACGctttgagtga